From one Rhopalosiphum padi isolate XX-2018 chromosome 2, ASM2088224v1, whole genome shotgun sequence genomic stretch:
- the LOC132920027 gene encoding uncharacterized protein LOC132920027: MYKTSVLWLCTLLWSVGIAVSPIPSRSPVKNTNVDCTGPIAFSSTGSTSVHSTGLVAYKQNIVNLAVTWDREVGVFTCACSGLYQFSFTGSTEENTRMVLKKRLNNGKQWTPIIATKPGGGSATILLEVEGGDQVAVHLDGNSKKFNARHEQDVEVTSFSGYRIAKS; this comes from the exons atgtataagacAAGTGTGCTATGGTTGTGTACTTTACTGTGGTCAGTTGGGATAGCAGTCAGTCCGATACCATCACGGTCACCAgtaaaaaatactaatgttGATTGTACAGGACCCATTGCATTTTCATCAACTGGGAGTACATCAGTCCATTCTACAGGTCTGGTAGCGTATAAACAGAATATCGTAAATTTAGCTGTTACATGGGATCGTGAGGTTGGTGTCTTCACTTGCGCTTGTTCCGGCCTCTACCAATTCTCTTTCACTGGTTCCACCGAAGAAAATACAAG gatgGTGTTGAAGAAAAGATTAAACAACGGTAAACAGTGGACACCAATTATAGCAACGAAACCAGGTGGTGGATCAGCTACAATACTTTTGGAAGTAGAAGGTGGAGATCAGGTAGCTGTACATTTGGATGGAAATTCAAAAAAGTTCAATGCTAGACATGAACAAGACGTAGAAGTTACATCGTTCAGTGGTTACAGAATAGCAAAATcttag